In Beijerinckiaceae bacterium, the sequence ATTGAAAACACAAGCGATAGGCCTCACCGATGATTTTGCAAAACCAGCCTGGAGTTGGAGACGCGAAAGTGACAAAACACACACACTTTCAGGAAATCGACCTCTGGCTTAACTAGTCAAATAGAGCCGTTAAAAAACCCGTTGACCTAAATACAAATCATTCTAAGTTAAATACTAATTGGCACCTGTGATATAAAATCGCTAGACACTGTTACGTATGCTCGACAGCATCGGTGGATTTTATATAAAAAATTGCGGTCGCTATACTTATCAATACAGATTACATATTTGTAAATGCTCTATTACGCTGAACTGTGGTAAAGATTAACTTGGGCTCGCAGACCTATATTTTCCTCCCGGTTCCGAGCTAGAATCCAAAAACCTACCTTTATAGGTAGGTATAGACTACCCCTTCAGGTGTCATTTAGTCCCGCCCTCCAGTATATTGTCCCTTCCCAGGGGCGGCTCTAAACATGGGAATTGGAGATAGACCGGTCTTTTGGCGTCGTCGGCCGCGAAGGCAATGACCGTAAGTGGTCAGCCGGGCGGGTTAGTGTGGCGTCGCCTTTTTCTGGTCTTAATCCTCAACAGCTAAGAGGCTAGTGACATGAGCTTAGTAACAGGAACAACACGCGCCGGTGAGGCTGCCGCCGTCACCGAAGCGCCGGTATTCGACGGAAAGCCAGTAATAATCGGCACCGCCGTAATGTGCGTCTTCTATCTTTGCGTTCGTATCTATGAGCAGTATTTCGGTTGGTACGCGGGACTCGACTCGTTCGCTCCCGAGTTCACAACCTACTGGATGACCATCCTCTACATCGAGGAACCGGTCGAACTGATCTCCTTCCTCGCGCTGATCGGCTGGATGTGGAAGACCCGCGACAAAGACATCGCGAGCGTCCAACCGCGCGAAGAACTTCGCAGGATTTTCTACCTGCTCAGCTGGGTTTTCGTCTACGGTGTCGCGATTTACTGGGGCGCCAGCTACTTCACGGAGCAGGACGGCACTTGGCATATGACGGTTATCCGCGATACCGACTTCACGCCTAGCCATATCATCGAGTTCTATATGAGCTACCCGATGTATATCGTCATGGGCGTGGGCGGCTTCATGTATGCCCGCACACGGCTTCCGACCTTCGCCCTCAAGGGGTGGT encodes:
- a CDS encoding methane monooxygenase/ammonia monooxygenase subunit C translates to MSLVTGTTRAGEAAAVTEAPVFDGKPVIIGTAVMCVFYLCVRIYEQYFGWYAGLDSFAPEFTTYWMTILYIEEPVELISFLALIGWMWKTRDKDIASVQPREELRRIFYLLSWVFVYGVAIYWGASYFTEQDGTWHMTVIRDTDFTPSHIIEFYMSYPMYIVMGVGGFMYARTRLPTFALKGWSIAYVLLFVGPFMIFPNVGLNEWGHTFWFMEELFVAPLHWMFVFFGWFTLAIFGVSLQIFGRIMELCAGYEDVVGLEPAE